A region from the Dehalococcoides mccartyi CG5 genome encodes:
- a CDS encoding sodium-translocating pyrophosphatase has product MDLSWLVWTAGLIAVLFALYLIRDVMRRDSGTPAMQDIAGRILEGAVAFLRRQYRTIAILAVVAAVAVGAVVGLLGGERGLEAYGITGIGIAWRTALAFLAGALCSGISGVIGMYISVKSNLRCAAAAAKGGLSEAVTVAIRGGAVSGFLIVALSLLGVAGIYYMYGGNPEVTPHLIIGFGFGASFVALFAQLGGGIYTKAADMGADLVGKVEAGIPEDDPRNAAVIADLVGDNVGDCAGRGADLFESTAAENIGAMILGITLYLATGNAAWVLFPLVVRAFGILASIVGIMFVRGKDNESPMNALNRGYFTAVGLSIIGIFIANQTIGGDLWLFGAGVIGILTSVAMVFITQYYTEFRYKPVQEIANASRTGAATNIVSGTAVGLETAMPTAITIGAALLLSYWMGGQTGIAGGAVFGTAAATMGMLMTCPFILAMDTFGPITDNANGVIEMAGVGGKVRKITDRLDAVGNTTKALTKGYALASAGLAAFLLFEAYLERVAFLRGETEMMAVDLSRIEVFVGGLLAVALVFFFSAVAIKAVGRTASKIIEEVRRQFKADPGILAGTSRPDYARAVDITAAAGLREMIFPGLLPVLSPIVLGVFLKLTGYDSAMAIAGFLMVGTIGGIMMAAYLNNSGGAWDNAKKYIETGEMLEKDGSPVLKHTVTHAATVVGDTVGDPFKDTAGPSIHVLIKLLSTITLVLAPLFI; this is encoded by the coding sequence GTGGATCTTTCCTGGTTGGTGTGGACAGCAGGGCTGATTGCCGTGCTATTTGCCCTCTACCTGATTCGCGATGTTATGCGTCGTGATTCCGGTACCCCGGCTATGCAGGATATTGCCGGCCGTATTCTTGAAGGCGCTGTTGCCTTCTTGCGGCGACAATATCGCACCATTGCTATTCTGGCCGTTGTGGCTGCGGTAGCTGTGGGTGCAGTGGTTGGTTTGCTAGGTGGCGAACGCGGGTTGGAAGCCTATGGCATAACCGGAATCGGTATTGCCTGGCGAACTGCCCTTGCCTTCCTGGCAGGTGCTCTGTGCTCTGGTATCTCCGGCGTTATCGGTATGTACATCTCGGTGAAATCAAACCTTAGATGTGCTGCCGCTGCCGCAAAAGGTGGCCTCTCTGAAGCTGTTACTGTAGCTATCAGAGGTGGCGCTGTTTCCGGTTTCCTTATTGTAGCCTTAAGTTTACTGGGTGTTGCCGGCATCTACTACATGTACGGCGGAAACCCCGAAGTAACTCCCCATCTTATCATCGGTTTTGGTTTCGGTGCCAGCTTTGTAGCCCTGTTTGCCCAGCTGGGTGGAGGTATTTATACCAAGGCCGCTGACATGGGGGCTGACCTGGTTGGTAAAGTTGAAGCCGGTATCCCCGAAGACGACCCCCGCAATGCCGCAGTTATCGCAGACCTGGTGGGCGATAATGTAGGTGACTGCGCCGGCCGCGGTGCTGATTTATTTGAATCTACTGCCGCCGAAAACATAGGTGCTATGATATTGGGTATTACCCTGTATCTGGCTACCGGAAACGCCGCATGGGTACTCTTCCCGTTGGTTGTCCGTGCCTTCGGCATCTTGGCCTCAATAGTGGGTATTATGTTTGTACGCGGTAAAGATAACGAAAGCCCCATGAATGCCCTCAACCGCGGCTATTTTACTGCTGTAGGTTTATCTATAATCGGTATCTTTATAGCTAACCAAACCATTGGTGGTGACCTGTGGCTGTTTGGCGCAGGCGTTATCGGTATCCTGACCAGTGTAGCCATGGTTTTCATAACCCAGTACTACACTGAATTCCGCTATAAACCGGTACAAGAAATTGCTAACGCTTCACGCACCGGTGCTGCTACCAATATCGTTTCCGGTACGGCTGTCGGTCTTGAGACCGCCATGCCTACCGCTATTACTATTGGTGCCGCTCTGCTTCTTTCTTACTGGATGGGCGGACAAACCGGTATCGCAGGAGGCGCAGTGTTTGGTACTGCCGCTGCTACCATGGGTATGCTTATGACCTGTCCCTTCATTCTGGCCATGGATACCTTCGGCCCTATTACCGATAACGCAAACGGTGTTATTGAAATGGCCGGAGTAGGCGGCAAGGTAAGAAAAATTACTGACCGTCTGGATGCCGTTGGTAATACCACCAAGGCTTTGACCAAAGGTTATGCTTTGGCCTCTGCCGGTCTGGCCGCCTTCCTGCTCTTTGAAGCCTATCTGGAGCGGGTTGCCTTCCTTCGCGGTGAAACAGAGATGATGGCAGTCGACCTTTCACGTATAGAAGTATTCGTAGGTGGTTTATTGGCTGTTGCTTTGGTATTCTTCTTCTCCGCTGTAGCCATCAAGGCTGTAGGCAGAACTGCTTCCAAGATTATTGAAGAAGTACGCCGTCAGTTCAAAGCTGACCCCGGTATTCTGGCGGGAACTTCACGCCCGGATTATGCCCGTGCAGTGGATATCACCGCTGCCGCCGGTCTGCGCGAAATGATTTTCCCCGGCCTGCTACCCGTACTTTCTCCCATAGTGCTGGGTGTTTTCCTGAAACTGACTGGCTATGATTCAGCTATGGCCATTGCCGGATTCCTGATGGTTGGCACCATAGGCGGCATTATGATGGCTGCATATCTGAATAACTCAGGCGGTGCTTGGGACAATGCCAAAAAGTACATTGAGACCGGCGAAATGCTGGAAAAAGATGGCAGTCCTGTTCTTAAACATACAGTCACCCACGCCGCAACCGTGGTAGGTGATACAGTAGGTGACCCCTTCAAGGATACTGCCGGACCGTCAATCCACGTACTGATAAAGTTGCTCTCCACCATTACTTTGGTATTGGCACCTCTCTTTATCTAG
- a CDS encoding DUF4870 domain-containing protein codes for MIFLILEKDNKFVCFHAYQSLVVFGSLQIIVLVFNIIPVLGVFISWAISVLSFILWIVLIVKASQGLKYKLPIAGDIAERWANK; via the coding sequence ATCATATTCCTTATCCTTGAGAAAGACAATAAATTTGTCTGCTTCCATGCGTATCAATCACTGGTGGTTTTCGGTTCACTTCAGATTATCGTCTTGGTTTTTAACATAATACCTGTGCTTGGCGTATTTATCAGCTGGGCAATAAGCGTACTCTCATTTATACTGTGGATAGTCCTGATAGTAAAGGCTTCACAGGGGCTTAAATACAAACTGCCCATTGCGGGTGATATTGCCGAACGCTGGGCAAACAAATAA
- a CDS encoding site-2 protease family protein yields MKSSFKLGRILGIEIGIHASWFIIFALLSWSLSVAYYPSIDENISPFTGWTLGILSSLLLFGSVLAHELGHSFIAIRQGIPVKSIDLFIFGGVSNLTKEPDNPAAEFRMAISGPAVSIVLALVFWVFQIVFSSQNATLAGVFLYLAQINAMLAIFNLIPGFPLDGGRVLRAIIWNASNDIRRATRISAGVGLGFAYLLIFGGIAAAFLGIGISGLWLALIGWFLASAAQGSFQQTVISEILREVNISRVMKREFKTIEPDNTLYQALHEYILPLNQRALPVFENGKLAGLISLSDIKKIPTNQLNQTSVRQAMTPFEKLRTVGPEEHLGNVLNLLQSEDINQLPVLSEGKLIGLISRTNLIEYLQMRQEIETGQLNSKH; encoded by the coding sequence ATGAAATCCTCTTTCAAGCTTGGACGAATTCTGGGCATAGAAATAGGCATTCATGCCTCATGGTTTATTATCTTCGCCCTGCTCAGCTGGTCTCTGTCTGTGGCTTATTACCCTTCAATAGACGAAAATATAAGCCCCTTTACCGGCTGGACACTGGGTATTCTAAGTAGCCTGCTCCTTTTCGGCTCGGTTTTAGCCCACGAACTGGGGCACTCTTTTATAGCCATACGCCAGGGAATACCCGTTAAAAGCATAGACCTTTTCATTTTCGGCGGGGTTTCAAACCTCACAAAAGAACCGGATAATCCTGCAGCCGAATTCCGTATGGCTATCTCCGGCCCGGCAGTCAGCATTGTACTGGCACTGGTATTCTGGGTATTCCAGATAGTCTTTTCCTCACAAAATGCCACTTTGGCCGGAGTATTTTTATATCTGGCTCAGATAAATGCCATGCTGGCTATTTTTAACCTTATCCCCGGTTTCCCTCTGGATGGCGGGCGGGTACTCAGAGCTATTATCTGGAATGCCTCAAATGACATCAGACGGGCAACCAGAATTTCTGCCGGGGTGGGACTGGGCTTCGCCTATCTGCTTATATTTGGGGGGATTGCCGCTGCTTTCCTTGGTATAGGCATAAGCGGCCTCTGGCTGGCGCTTATCGGCTGGTTTCTGGCTTCCGCTGCCCAAGGGTCATTCCAGCAGACGGTTATCTCCGAAATACTCCGAGAAGTAAATATAAGCAGGGTGATGAAACGGGAATTTAAAACCATTGAACCTGACAACACACTTTATCAGGCACTGCATGAATATATATTGCCCCTTAACCAGAGAGCACTACCGGTATTTGAAAACGGAAAACTAGCCGGCCTGATAAGCCTGAGTGATATTAAAAAAATACCAACAAACCAACTCAATCAAACATCTGTACGGCAAGCGATGACCCCTTTTGAAAAACTGCGGACGGTAGGTCCTGAAGAACACCTTGGTAATGTACTGAACTTGCTGCAATCCGAAGATATCAACCAGTTGCCAGTCTTGTCTGAAGGTAAACTGATAGGACTGATTTCCCGCACCAATCTGATAGAATACCTTCAGATGCGGCAGGAAATAGAAACAGGACAGCTGAATTCCAAACATTAA
- the greA gene encoding transcription elongation factor GreA — translation MQNSGINLDEALNQYLNDNSNKKIHQNSLVHFTRWCGKDKLVCRMTAIEVSRYPECISSSDKEVSVKLQSIRAFLTYLNEQGWVDYNLSSHIKIKKLASRKSATRTSQNAVEKIPMTASGYKKLEDELGILKVKRIAVIEEMRLAALDKDMRENAPYHAAKEQRGQIEGRIKEIEHELKHAEVSEYTDNNTSKVNMGNTVKLRDLKNGEQCIYTLVSPKEIEPLKGRISASSPIGKALFNRSKGDNIEIEVPSGTLQYVIEDISFK, via the coding sequence ATGCAAAACAGCGGCATTAACCTTGACGAAGCATTAAATCAATACCTTAACGATAACAGTAACAAGAAAATCCATCAGAATTCGCTGGTTCATTTTACCCGTTGGTGCGGAAAAGACAAGCTTGTCTGCCGCATGACTGCCATTGAGGTATCCCGCTACCCTGAATGCATATCATCTTCCGACAAAGAAGTATCTGTCAAACTCCAGTCAATACGGGCTTTTCTTACGTACCTAAATGAACAGGGTTGGGTAGATTACAACCTTTCTTCACACATCAAGATAAAAAAACTGGCTTCGCGTAAATCCGCCACCCGCACAAGCCAGAATGCGGTTGAAAAGATACCCATGACCGCCAGTGGTTACAAAAAACTGGAAGACGAACTGGGTATCTTGAAGGTAAAACGGATTGCAGTTATCGAAGAAATGCGACTGGCTGCCCTGGATAAGGATATGCGTGAAAATGCCCCTTACCATGCCGCCAAGGAACAACGCGGCCAAATAGAAGGACGCATAAAAGAAATAGAACATGAGCTGAAACATGCCGAAGTCAGCGAATATACCGATAACAACACCTCAAAAGTGAATATGGGCAACACTGTAAAACTCCGTGACCTGAAAAACGGGGAACAGTGCATTTATACTTTGGTAAGCCCTAAAGAAATAGAACCCTTGAAGGGCAGAATATCAGCCTCATCACCCATTGGCAAAGCTCTCTTCAACCGAAGCAAGGGAGACAATATAGAAATAGAAGTCCCTTCCGGTACTTTACAATACGTAATAGAAGATATAAGCTTTAAATAA
- a CDS encoding NAD(P)/FAD-dependent oxidoreductase, whose protein sequence is MPIVFFAKKPDNVTMNTDVLVIGAGPVGLHTAKCLAECGYEVRLLEKKPEAAKQVCCTGIISTECASKYGFDGKYIQNYFSEASVYSPGGQKLLLKRDTPQAIMLDRASFQAKLLQQAINCGVRTSFGFQANSIEYIENGLRITTKEGQSFTAKAVVLAAGYNTALSRATGLGEINNFAYGLQAEVDTSIPSNLSLFTGKAISQGYFGWLSSINDCTAKMGLLTRKNPFECWSALHNTLYKQGLITAKHINYVCRPVPIGNLSASFGDRVLAVGDFAGQLKPTTGGGIYFGLLCADLAVSCLDKNIKTNKLSKANLAEYEKTGNPLSGLSYTLADFSAGHTRGLMTVCLNKFLKNVLQVV, encoded by the coding sequence ATGCCAATTGTCTTTTTTGCTAAAAAACCGGATAATGTAACTATGAATACCGATGTACTGGTAATAGGGGCAGGCCCTGTAGGGCTGCATACCGCCAAGTGTCTGGCCGAGTGCGGCTACGAAGTACGGCTACTGGAAAAAAAACCTGAAGCGGCAAAGCAGGTTTGCTGTACAGGCATAATCAGCACCGAGTGCGCCTCTAAATACGGCTTCGATGGCAAATACATACAAAATTATTTTTCAGAGGCAAGCGTATATTCACCCGGCGGTCAAAAGCTGTTGCTCAAACGGGATACACCGCAGGCAATAATGCTGGACAGAGCAAGCTTTCAGGCCAAATTATTACAACAGGCAATTAACTGCGGGGTGCGAACAAGCTTCGGTTTTCAGGCAAACAGTATTGAATATATTGAAAACGGGCTTCGCATAACCACCAAAGAAGGGCAGTCTTTCACCGCCAAAGCGGTTGTTCTGGCCGCAGGTTACAATACTGCTCTCAGCCGGGCAACCGGACTGGGGGAAATAAATAACTTCGCTTACGGACTTCAGGCCGAAGTTGATACTTCTATTCCGTCCAATTTGTCACTTTTTACCGGCAAAGCCATATCTCAGGGATATTTCGGTTGGCTTAGCTCCATAAATGACTGCACCGCCAAAATGGGACTGCTTACCCGCAAAAATCCATTTGAATGCTGGAGTGCTTTACATAATACTTTATACAAGCAAGGGTTGATAACCGCTAAGCATATTAACTATGTCTGCCGCCCGGTTCCTATAGGCAATCTTTCTGCCAGCTTTGGGGACAGAGTACTGGCAGTAGGTGATTTTGCCGGCCAGTTAAAACCGACTACCGGAGGGGGAATATATTTTGGTTTGCTGTGTGCTGATTTGGCTGTGTCCTGTTTGGACAAAAATATAAAAACCAATAAACTTTCCAAAGCCAATCTGGCTGAATATGAAAAAACTGGAAATCCCTTATCGGGTCTGAGCTATACATTGGCAGACTTCTCAGCAGGGCATACACGGGGATTGATGACCGTCTGCTTGAACAAATTTTTAAAAAATGTGCTACAAGTGGTATGA
- a CDS encoding CPBP family intramembrane glutamic endopeptidase, producing the protein MPSALFYLLIITTAEIVTVAFHPLLGLGIYTVLLFSIIIQVAKTNRFHPDRLILALSLVALIRIISLAMPLSDIPQIWWYPIIYLPLLIATIMVAKMLEYTLKDIGLIWGKIPVQILIGLTGIGLGFAEYAILKPDAIAETLSWSNLILPGIILLLTTGFVEELIFRGVLQKAALDSFGSRGIIYISLIFAVLHIGFFSILDIFFVFGVALVFGYLVKKTGSILGVTIAHGLTNIILFAIAPLLLG; encoded by the coding sequence ATGCCTAGTGCCCTGTTCTACCTGCTGATAATCACCACCGCCGAGATTGTCACAGTAGCCTTCCACCCTCTTTTAGGTCTGGGCATCTATACAGTCCTTCTATTCAGCATCATCATACAGGTTGCCAAGACTAACCGTTTTCATCCTGACCGGCTTATTCTGGCACTTTCGCTGGTAGCCTTGATACGGATAATAAGCCTGGCTATGCCACTTTCAGACATTCCCCAGATATGGTGGTATCCGATTATCTACCTGCCTTTACTGATAGCGACGATCATGGTAGCCAAAATGCTGGAATACACTTTAAAAGATATAGGCCTCATCTGGGGCAAAATACCGGTGCAGATACTGATAGGACTGACAGGTATAGGACTGGGTTTTGCCGAATACGCTATCTTGAAACCTGATGCTATTGCAGAAACACTGAGCTGGAGTAATCTGATATTGCCCGGCATAATACTACTGCTCACAACCGGATTTGTAGAGGAACTGATTTTCAGGGGAGTTTTACAGAAAGCAGCGCTGGATTCATTCGGATCAAGAGGCATAATCTATATAAGCCTGATATTTGCCGTGCTTCATATAGGGTTTTTTTCTATATTGGATATATTTTTTGTCTTTGGGGTAGCACTCGTATTTGGCTATCTGGTCAAAAAAACCGGCTCCATACTGGGTGTAACAATAGCTCACGGGCTAACCAACATAATACTCTTTGCCATAGCGCCACTTTTACTGGGCTAG
- a CDS encoding site-2 protease family protein: protein MEQGINIGKLFGIQFRLHYGWFIIFGLVSVFLATQVFPDTLDNATNLQLWIMGICTSLLFFASVIVHELAHSLVGKANGMKVKSITLFIFGGAANMSEEAETAGSEFKMALAGPAASLGLSGIFYVLYINLNGQSPELAIMNYWLAQINLILAVFNLIPGFPLDGGRILRAVFWQTTKDLAKSTRISTIAGQIFGYLFILAGVFILIRTQDWLSGIWLGLLGWYLSDTARNSFRQYTLQQILKRVTPVEVVASDIPRAKSTQIFADYLTQTPNGDYILVEDENGLAGIINQHSLKNKDNLKSTLAELYTPINEIPVIPSDTNALDIARRMNEDKIEIVRLASEDTRVSFITLDSLIAYMNKASEKGFTDA from the coding sequence ATGGAACAGGGCATAAATATAGGTAAACTCTTCGGTATCCAATTTCGCCTTCATTACGGCTGGTTTATCATATTCGGTCTGGTATCTGTGTTTCTAGCTACCCAAGTGTTTCCTGATACTCTGGATAATGCTACCAATCTACAACTCTGGATTATGGGCATTTGTACCAGCCTGCTGTTTTTTGCTTCGGTAATTGTCCATGAACTTGCCCACAGTCTGGTAGGCAAAGCTAACGGGATGAAGGTAAAAAGCATCACCCTGTTTATATTCGGCGGTGCTGCTAATATGAGTGAAGAAGCAGAAACTGCCGGCAGTGAATTTAAAATGGCACTGGCCGGTCCGGCCGCAAGTCTGGGGCTGTCAGGTATATTTTATGTACTATATATAAACCTCAACGGCCAAAGCCCTGAACTGGCTATAATGAATTACTGGCTGGCTCAAATTAACCTGATACTGGCTGTATTCAACCTGATACCGGGTTTCCCTCTGGACGGGGGGCGTATTCTTAGGGCAGTTTTCTGGCAAACTACCAAAGACTTGGCTAAATCCACCCGTATTTCCACCATAGCCGGCCAGATATTCGGCTATCTGTTTATACTGGCAGGTGTATTTATACTGATACGCACCCAAGACTGGCTTTCCGGCATCTGGCTGGGGTTATTGGGTTGGTATTTATCTGATACTGCCCGTAACAGCTTTCGCCAATATACTTTACAGCAGATTTTGAAAAGAGTCACTCCTGTAGAAGTGGTAGCATCAGATATACCCAGAGCCAAATCCACCCAGATTTTTGCTGACTATCTGACCCAAACACCAAACGGGGATTATATACTGGTTGAAGATGAAAACGGACTGGCGGGTATAATAAACCAGCACAGCCTGAAAAATAAAGATAACCTTAAGTCTACTCTGGCTGAATTATATACGCCTATCAATGAAATACCCGTCATACCATCAGACACAAATGCTCTGGATATTGCCCGGCGCATGAATGAAGACAAAATAGAAATAGTCAGGCTAGCTAGTGAAGATACCCGAGTAAGTTTTATAACTCTGGACAGCCTTATAGCATATATGAATAAAGCCTCAGAAAAGGGCTTTACGGATGCCTAG
- the thiC gene encoding phosphomethylpyrimidine synthase ThiC translates to MTQLKQARKGIVTPEMEAVAKTEGLQPEFILKGIADGNIVIPVNKLRKNLKLCGIGKGLSTKVNANIGTSTDFGSVASEVEKLKMAEMVGADTIMDLSTGPKINTIRKAILENTCLPLGTVPVYQAAVEAKDRYGAMVKMTADDLFGAIESQAREGVDFVTVHCGVTRQVIDTFKGQGRLTDIVSRGGTFTAGWMVFHGAENPLYEHFDRLLDICREYDVTLSLGDGLRPGCIADATDRAQVAELLVLGELVKRAREAEVQVMVEGPGHVPLNQIEANVRLQKSICEDAPFYVLGPLVTDIAPGYDHITGAIGGAIAAAAGADFLCYVTPAEHLSLPDVTDVRNGVIASRIAAHAADIVKGVNGAAERDRQMAIARKKLDWETQLKLSLDPEHARVTRDRFKTRGKACSMCGDFCAMELAEKHLGVSVSRC, encoded by the coding sequence ATGACCCAACTCAAGCAAGCCCGAAAAGGCATCGTCACTCCCGAAATGGAAGCTGTAGCCAAAACTGAAGGACTCCAGCCGGAGTTTATCCTTAAAGGCATAGCTGACGGCAATATTGTAATACCTGTCAATAAACTCCGTAAAAACCTGAAGCTGTGCGGTATAGGCAAGGGGCTTTCCACCAAGGTAAACGCCAACATAGGCACTTCCACAGACTTTGGTTCAGTGGCAAGTGAAGTTGAAAAGCTGAAAATGGCCGAAATGGTGGGTGCCGATACCATAATGGACCTATCCACCGGCCCCAAGATAAACACTATCCGTAAGGCCATACTGGAAAATACCTGCCTGCCGCTGGGGACTGTACCTGTATATCAAGCCGCTGTTGAAGCCAAAGACCGTTACGGGGCTATGGTAAAGATGACGGCTGACGACCTGTTCGGTGCCATAGAATCCCAAGCCAGAGAAGGGGTGGACTTTGTAACCGTACACTGCGGGGTCACCCGTCAGGTAATAGATACATTTAAAGGACAGGGCAGACTTACAGATATAGTATCCCGCGGGGGCACTTTTACTGCCGGCTGGATGGTGTTTCATGGCGCTGAAAACCCGCTGTACGAACATTTTGACCGTCTGCTGGATATCTGCCGGGAATATGATGTCACCCTGAGTCTGGGTGACGGACTGCGTCCCGGCTGTATTGCAGATGCAACTGATCGGGCACAGGTAGCTGAACTGCTGGTGCTGGGCGAACTGGTAAAAAGAGCCAGAGAAGCTGAAGTACAGGTAATGGTGGAAGGACCCGGGCATGTACCTTTGAACCAGATAGAGGCCAATGTACGACTGCAGAAATCCATCTGCGAAGATGCTCCTTTTTATGTGCTGGGCCCGCTGGTTACGGATATCGCCCCCGGCTACGACCATATCACCGGAGCTATCGGCGGGGCTATTGCCGCGGCCGCCGGAGCGGATTTCCTGTGCTACGTTACCCCTGCTGAGCATCTGTCTCTGCCGGACGTAACAGATGTCAGAAACGGGGTAATCGCTTCACGCATTGCCGCCCATGCCGCCGATATTGTAAAAGGGGTCAACGGGGCGGCTGAACGGGACCGCCAGATGGCCATTGCCCGCAAAAAACTGGACTGGGAAACCCAACTTAAGCTTTCACTTGACCCTGAACACGCCAGAGTTACCCGCGACCGTTTTAAAACCAGAGGGAAAGCCTGCAGCATGTGCGGAGACTTTTGCGCCATGGAACTGGCTGAAAAACATCTTGGCGTTTCTGTCTCACGGTGCTAG
- the rsmG gene encoding 16S rRNA (guanine(527)-N(7))-methyltransferase RsmG: MNELVYGLSALGISLNSVQLGQFETYYQELVDYNSRINLTAITEYKDVQIKHFLDSVSLVLAGIKGDEKLLDVGSGAGFPGLPLKILFPAIQLGLLEATQKKARFLSEITVKLGLSGVEIISQRAEDTAQNPLYRQKYSLVTSRAVADMATLAELTLPFCAIGGRVIAPKKGDIEEEMDRAATAVKKMGGRVFKVIKVELPGLEDGRKLVLLEKISNTPALYPRRAGIPAKTPLI; this comes from the coding sequence ATGAATGAACTTGTTTACGGCTTATCTGCTCTGGGTATTTCTTTGAATTCTGTCCAGCTTGGGCAGTTTGAAACCTATTACCAAGAACTGGTGGACTATAACAGCCGGATAAACCTGACTGCCATTACCGAATATAAAGACGTCCAGATAAAACACTTTTTGGATTCTGTTTCATTGGTATTAGCTGGTATCAAGGGTGACGAAAAATTGCTGGATGTGGGCAGCGGAGCCGGTTTTCCCGGTCTGCCTCTTAAGATACTTTTCCCCGCTATACAGCTTGGATTGCTGGAAGCCACTCAGAAAAAGGCCCGATTTTTAAGCGAAATTACTGTCAAACTGGGTTTATCCGGTGTTGAGATAATATCCCAAAGGGCGGAAGATACCGCCCAAAACCCTCTCTACCGCCAGAAATATAGTCTGGTTACCTCACGGGCAGTGGCAGATATGGCTACTCTAGCCGAACTGACTCTGCCGTTTTGTGCTATCGGAGGTCGGGTTATTGCCCCCAAAAAAGGTGATATTGAGGAAGAGATGGACAGAGCAGCTACCGCTGTTAAAAAGATGGGGGGGAGGGTTTTCAAAGTAATAAAAGTGGAACTGCCGGGGCTGGAAGACGGCCGTAAGCTGGTTTTGCTGGAAAAAATTTCAAATACCCCTGCTTTGTATCCCCGCCGGGCAGGAATACCGGCTAAAACCCCCCTGATTTAG